CAAGGAGCCTCCCGTCAAGGGGGGACAAGCCAAGGGATCGGCCGCCTCAACGGAGGAGGAGGATCACCTGAAGCGACATCTGAAGGAGTTGGCCTCCATCTCCCCCCTGGAACTTTTGTCCCACTTTCAAAACGGCATGCGCATCCCCGACGCCGATATGGATCTGGTGGAACGACTGGTCCGCGAATACGGACTGCCTTTCGGCGTAATCAATGTTCTGTTGGAGTACGTGATGTACACGCACGATTACAAGCTGCCACGTCCCCTGGTGGAGAAAATCGCCGGCCACTGGAAGCGCCGGGGAGTGAAAACGGTTGAAGAGGCTTACGATCTGGCGCAGAAAGAGCTAAACTGGGAGTGGAAGAAGCAGAAACAGCAGCGGAGGCAGACCAAGGATCGCTCCGCCCGAAAGGGAACGGGCGCGGAACAGCTGCCGCGGGCGGTGGCCAAACAGATGGAAGCGGAAAGACGCGGAAAGACGGAACAGGCGGAAGTGGATCCCAAGGTGCAGGCGGAGATCCTGGAAGAATTGAACCGCATGCGTGAACGGTTCAAAGAAAAGAGGGGTTCAACATGAACCGGATTGATCGCTACACGGGTGAATGGATGAAAAGGATGCCCGGGCGAAAGGGGATGGAGGCCCGCGTTCAGTCGTGGATGTCCCATCCGGCGGTCGCTCAGTTTTTGCGGGATCACCCGCAGGTAACCAAGAAGACGTTGGTTCGCTCCCTCGCCCGGGTGCGCCAGTTTGTCCAGGAACAGGAGAATTGCGCCAAATGCCCCGGTCTGGACAACTGTCCCAATCTGGTGCGGGGGCATGCGGGAAGACTCGTGTACTCCGGCGGTTATGTGGATTTGGTTATGAAACCCTGCGACAAGCTGAAGGCGAGAATGGAGGAGGAGAAGCGGAACCGACTGATCCGCAGCCATTACATCCCGCGCGACATTCTGTCCGCCACCTTTGAAACGATCATTCCCGACGCGGGGAGAACCGCGGCGATCCGGGCGGCCATTCGCTTCTGCAATGCCTTTGCCGACGGAAAGCCGGAGCGGGGACTCTATCTGTACGGCCCCTTCGGCGTGGGAAAGAGCCGAATCGCCGGAGCGATGACCCGGGAACTGGTGCGACACAACGTGGATTCCCTGATGGTGTACGTGCCGGACTTCATGCGGGAGATGCGCGATTCCATCCAGGAGGGATCCCTGGGCGAGAAGCTGGACCGGTTGAAAAAGGCGAGCGTTCTGATTCTGGACGATATCGGCGCCGAAACCCTCACCCCCTGGACCCGGGATGAGGTGTTGGGTTCGATTTTGCAATACCGGGTGACCGAGGGATTGCCCGTGGTTTATACGTCAAACCTGGATCTGGAGGAGCTGGAAGATCACCTGGCTCACTCTCACCGGGGAGGGACCGAACGGGCCAAAGCCCGGCGAATCATGGAACGGATCCGCCATTACGTGGACGTGTACCTGGTGGAAGGCCCCAATCGGCGGCTGATGAAGGGGGGATCCTGATTCATCGGGAGGATTTGCGCACGGGGCCCTTGACTTCCCTGACGGAGGCGGATAAAATATTAACTGTCCCTCGGACGAGCGGTCAAAGGCGATCCCGCCGAAAAAAACCTTGATCCGGAAAGGGATGCGTGGTATAATCAACATCGTCGTCAAATGTAATGTGGTTCGGTAGCTCAGTTGGTAGAGCAGAGGACTGAAAATCCTCGTGTCGGCGGTTCGATTCCGTCCCGAACCACCATCTGCGAGCGGAAGTGGCTCAGGGGTAGAGCACCGCCTTGCCAAGGCGGGGGTCGCGGGTTCGAATCCCGTCTTCCGCTCCATTTTCATTTTACGCCGGGGTGGCGGAATGGCAGACGCACGGGACTTAAAATCCCGGGGTGGGTTTCCACCGTGTCGGTTCAAGTCCGACCCTCGGCACCAGCGATCTCCTGGAGGTTTCAGCTGACAGGGGATTTTTTTGTGCCGCCGAAAAGACGCATCAGGTGCCGGAATGGAAGAGGCGGAGTTATTTGCCGCGACCCTGGAGAGTGTAATGGTTGCGGCGCGCGATGGACTCGGCTCGTATCCGGAAGGGAAATATCGCGCCCCGTGCCCCCCTTAGGGTCGCTCTCATAGGTGGTAACAGGTTGGCACAACGCACAAAAGTATGGGGCGAATCCATTTTAACCGCGTCCCATGGGTGGAATGTGAAACTCCCGCTAAAGCGGGAGTTTTTTATATCAGCTCCAATGTCTTTAGTTCCTCCGTTTGGAGATCGAAGACGCGGATGAGATGGTTGTTGGTGTCGGCGATATACAGTTTTTCTTCATGCAGGAGAACGTCATTCGGTTCATTCAGGGGAAGGAGATCGCAATCCTTGTCGCCGATCCGGCAGAGGGATTTTTTCGGCCGGGCGATCACCGTGGAAATGCTCCGGGCGGAAAGATCCGCTCTCCGAATGGCGTGATTGTAGGTATCGGCGATGTAAACGGTGTTTCCGGACGCGGATACGCCCAGGGGATGCTGGAGCAACGCCGTCCGGAAGGGACCGTCCCGGTGTCCGAAATCGAACAGTCCGCGCCCGATCAGTGTGGTGACTTCGCCGGTTTCCGCATGGCAGGTGCGAAGGGAGGAGGTCTCGCTGTCCGCGAAGACCAGCTTCGTCCCCAGGATGTCGATCCCGCTGGGCTGGGCGCAATTGGCGATGCGGGGAGGTCCGTCGATCAGGTTTTCCCTTCCGCTGCCGGCAAAGACCTCGGCCCGGCGGGTGTCCGGGTCCAGCTTCCACAACTGATGGGAGCCGGCCATGGCGATGTACAACCGGTTGCCAAAGGCTGCCAGGTCCCAGGGGGAGTTGAGGGAAATGGAGGAACCGATCCCCTCCGCCGCCGGCCACATGGCCTGTTTTCCGTTTCCCGCCAAGGTGCGGACCGTCTGTTCCGTTAAATCGATCTCGCGGATCTTGTGGTTGTCCGTATCGCATACATATAGCTTGTTCCCGACTGCCTCCAGCCCCTGGGGGAAGCGGAAGGCCGCCTCCGAAAAGGAGCCGTCCCGGTCTCCCGCCTCTCCGCGACCGATGATGCGCCGCACTTCGGCGCGGTCGCCTGCGGGCTTCAGCTCCAGGATGCGGTGGTGGCGGGAGTCGGAGACGAAGAGGTGGCCGGTTTCCGGATGGATGGTCAGTTTTCCGGGAAAGGACAAGGTGCTGTCCGGCAGGGGCGGGCGGCGAATTTGGATTTTTTCTTTGGCCAGGATTCCGCGCCTTTTGGCTTGGTCGAGGGCCTGGGCGATGTGACGGTCCAGTTCATCCCGGAGCCCTTCCCCCGATCCCCGGGCGAGCAACCGGCCGTCGGCGCCGATCAGGACAAAGGTCGGCCAGGCCCGGACGAGGTAGTTGTTCCAGATGTCGTGTCCGTTGTCGATGACCACCGGGTGCTCGATGTCGTGGCGGATGATCGCCTGACGGATGTTCTCCGGATCCTGTTCGTTGTCAAATTTGGCCGCGTGCACTCCGATCACCAGGAAGGGCTCTTTCCGGTACTTTCTTTCCAGGTAGGCCAAGTCCGGAAGGACGTGCAGGCAATTGATGCAGCAGTAGGTCCAGAAGTCGAGGAG
This is a stretch of genomic DNA from Planifilum fimeticola. It encodes these proteins:
- the dnaI gene encoding primosomal protein DnaI — encoded protein: MNRIDRYTGEWMKRMPGRKGMEARVQSWMSHPAVAQFLRDHPQVTKKTLVRSLARVRQFVQEQENCAKCPGLDNCPNLVRGHAGRLVYSGGYVDLVMKPCDKLKARMEEEKRNRLIRSHYIPRDILSATFETIIPDAGRTAAIRAAIRFCNAFADGKPERGLYLYGPFGVGKSRIAGAMTRELVRHNVDSLMVYVPDFMREMRDSIQEGSLGEKLDRLKKASVLILDDIGAETLTPWTRDEVLGSILQYRVTEGLPVVYTSNLDLEELEDHLAHSHRGGTERAKARRIMERIRHYVDVYLVEGPNRRLMKGGS
- a CDS encoding thioredoxin-like domain-containing protein — translated: MKAPELPKNALWLNTDRPLSLDMLNGHVVLLDFWTYCCINCLHVLPDLAYLERKYRKEPFLVIGVHAAKFDNEQDPENIRQAIIRHDIEHPVVIDNGHDIWNNYLVRAWPTFVLIGADGRLLARGSGEGLRDELDRHIAQALDQAKRRGILAKEKIQIRRPPLPDSTLSFPGKLTIHPETGHLFVSDSRHHRILELKPAGDRAEVRRIIGRGEAGDRDGSFSEAAFRFPQGLEAVGNKLYVCDTDNHKIREIDLTEQTVRTLAGNGKQAMWPAAEGIGSSISLNSPWDLAAFGNRLYIAMAGSHQLWKLDPDTRRAEVFAGSGRENLIDGPPRIANCAQPSGIDILGTKLVFADSETSSLRTCHAETGEVTTLIGRGLFDFGHRDGPFRTALLQHPLGVSASGNTVYIADTYNHAIRRADLSARSISTVIARPKKSLCRIGDKDCDLLPLNEPNDVLLHEEKLYIADTNNHLIRVFDLQTEELKTLELI